Below is a window of Phormidium ambiguum IAM M-71 DNA.
TTTCAAAACGCCATAACTCTCTCTGCCACCAACCTTTACGGCTATTTTCATAATAAGGATCAAAAGCATCTCTAAAATTTTTGATTGTATTTGATGAAATTTCAAGTACAGAACCTATTTTTTTATGAGTTTCAGTCATATTCCCAAATCCTAACTTTTTGTAAGCGTCTCTATCAAATCTGGAAAGATAATAACCTACAATATAAGCATAAGGACAATTACAATCATCAAATGAATCAATAAGAGTGTTCCAGTTATCGGGCTTTTTTATCATAAAAAATATCTAAGTATAACTTTGCAAAAAAATTACTTTTTCATCAATGGTTGAAAACCAGATTGAATAAAATGTTGATCAAAAGTTAATGTTTGAGTAACTTGATTGTGTTTCATTCTTTCATTTTAAAGAAAGCGATTGTATTCCTTCATAGTTGTTACTAAGGGGAGGGAATTACTTGAATTAACCCAGTCTGGAAAGCATTATCGTAAGTAATAATAGGCAAGTTTTCTAGTTCCGCCTGAGCCATCAGCATCCGATCGAACGGATCTCGATGCGAAATAGGCAAGCTTCCTGCTCTCAATGCGTGAGAATTAGTGATAGTTAGCTCGTTAAACTTTGCTTTCTGTAATATGTACTGATAATTATCAACCAAAGGTTTAGCTTCAGGTAGTTTGCCGAGCCGATATTTGGTAGCAATTTCCCAAGCGGAGGCACTACTAACTAAAATGCAATGGTTGGGGTTGCCAATGATGTCTCGGCACTCTTGATTAAGTTTCGGGTCATTAAAAAGCCACCAGAGCAGAATATGAGTGTCAAGCAGGTAGCTCATTCCCATTGCTGAAGTTCCTCTTCTGGTAGAGGTTCAAAAAATGCCTCTCCCAGTTGTCCTATCAGTAGTCCAGGGGTACGAGGTTGGGTTTCTTCTTGATTTAAGCTTAAACGGAAGTCGTGAATTAAATCATAAATTTCTGTCAGCTTTTCTTCTGGTATATCTTTTAGTTCTTGTATGATTTTTTGAATTAACATAAATCTTAGATAAAACTTGATGATTGTTACCGTTATCGTAGCATAATCCTATTGCACTACTAGTGCGATCGTCTAAGCTCTAGTATTAAAACCAGCAGTTAATATGCTAATTAAACAGATTATTTCCGTGATGGCTAAAATAACTACTTTATCTATTCCCCAATCAGCAGTAATTCCCTACCGCATTCAAGATGGAAAATTGGAGATTTTGCTGATCACTTCTTCCGGGGGGAAACGTTGGATTATTCCTAAAGGAATGATTGAAATATTTATGAAACCTCACGATTCCGCAGCGAAAGAAGCTTGGGAAGAAGCGGGAGTTGTCGGTGAAGTTTCCGAAACTCCGATTGGTACTTACAGCTACAAAAAATCGGGATGTACTTTTTTAGTTGAAGTCTTTGCTTTGCGTGTTGATACTGTGTTTCATCATTGGCCAGAAGCTAAAATTAGAAAAAGAGAGTGGTTGAGTTACAAACAAGCAATTAAGCGAATTGAGGAATCAGATTTAAAGCAAATTTTACTGGAATTTCCCCTTCATATCATGTCCGTTTAATTATCCATAATGTAGAGAGGTTATATATTCTTTATAGGTTTTGGGAATAGAAAGTATTAGTGAAAAGAAAGAGAAGACTTCTAGAGGTAAGGTAATAATGAGTGGAAAACTGGTTGTAATTTTTGGCAGTGTTTTAATTTTCGGAATTCTGGAAAATTTGTTTCCATTTTTTACTTATAAGCAAAGTTTAGTTAATCGGATGGGTGCTAATTTTGGGTTAGGTGTGTTGAATGCGATCGCCACTAGCTTAACCACAGTTTGGTTATCCAAATGGTTACAACAACAAACAAGTTGGCCAGGGTTATTTCATGAGATGAAACCAATTTGGTTAGTAGGCATTTTATCAATTTTAATTTTAGATTTATATATGTATTTTTGGCATCGATTAATGCACGCTTGGCCTTTAGCGTGGCGTTTTCATGCTGTACATCACACGGAACAAGCAATGAATGTTTCCACAGCTTATCGGTTTCATGCTATTGAAGTAATTGTTTCTTATTTACCCAAACTTTTTTTGATTTGGTTTTTGGGTATTCCGATTCAAGCATTGTTAATTTATGAACTAGCATTTGTGTCTGTCATCGTTTTTCATCATAGTAATTGGGCGTTGAATTATCAGTGCGATCGCTTTTTAAGTTACTTCATTGTTACACCTAATTATCATCGAGTTCATCACTCACAAATTGTTCAAGAAACCAACTCTAATTATGCTAGTATTTTGACAATTTGGGATCGAATTTTTCAGTCTTTCCGGCATAGAGATGACCCGGAAAATATTAAATTAGGTTTGACAACAGAAGCTAAAGAACTAAACTTAATTAACTTACTAAGTCTCCCTTTTTAAGGATTACAGTACATACATTGTGCAGGATCGACTTGTTCAATGCCATCAGGAAATAGAATCTCTTTTTGAAACCCACATTTTTGGCATTGATAAATAGCTGATAAAGTTAACTGCGTTGGCATATTGCATAAAGCACAAGGCAACCCACGTTTTCTTTCAGTTAAACTAAAACCCGGATAATCACATTTTGGACAAAGACTATTAATTTTTTCTACTAAATTAAGCGTAGCTTTGGCAATATTTTTCATCCTTGTTGGATTGTAAAGCGCCCGCATATCTGTTTCTAAATGCACTTTGCCATTAGATGATTTTTTGAGAAACAAACTAACAGCTTCTTCTAGCTTTTCTGGAGTGGTAATTCCCTTAATTATTTCGCTATTATCTTTCGGTGTTTCTTCAAACATGACCACTAAACCATGTTCGGGAAATCCAACTTTTTGAGCAAATTCAAAAGCTGCTTCGACGCTTTTAACTACTTGATGACTATGGTTAGTTTCCGTAGAAAACTCTTCTCCAATAATTTCTATGTCATGCTTTTTATCTAATAGCATGACTATTTCCCGATTACAAGATAGGTAGGGAACAAAAGGATGAGGGCCAAAAGTTCCTTCGCTGGAAATTGCTAAAGTTTCCCCTGTAATATTTAATGCTTGTTCGGCTTTAATTTTAGCTGCTTCGATTTGAGTTCCTAATCGTTTGATTTCTCTGGTGAATGTACCAAATTTATCGCTATCAAAGGTAGAAGGAACGATCGCTTTTATGCCCAACTCTTTGGCTAAAATTGGTGCGATCGCTTCTTCTTTTTTGTGCATAGTCGCTATTACAGCTATGCGATCGACAAACAATGATCCACTATTCATCTTTGCAAGGAATTATTTAAGCTAGATTAAAAATTTATTAAATTATAGCATTTAGTTGAACATTGACAAGATTAAGACTCTTTCAAAAGAAAGATTAAATATGTACTAATTAGTTTAGAATATTTTGTTAGTATGATTTTAGTTCAATCTGGTTAATTTTATGTCTTGGCATAGTTTCTTAAGAAATATAGCGGATTATTACAAACTTTCTGGTACAGAAAGAGATATTTTTATGGAACGTTTTAATGAATATAATTATGAAAAAAACGAAATTCAAATTATTGCTGATTTAAAAAGGAATCTCCGAATAGACATCGATGAAACTGAATATAAAAAGCAATTGCGAATAATTTATGATAAATTCATTCAAAGTAAAGAAAACCCAGAAGGGTGTCCAGACCTTGATTATAAAGGGCCTAATAAATATAAAAAATTACTAGCTTGGTTAGAAGCCAAATATGAACAAGGTTCGGCTGTAGAAACTCCTCAACCCTTGCCAAAACCCAAATATCCGAACATAGCAGAACCCTTAAATTCACCTTTTTATATCGAACGTCCAGAGATTGAAAGTAACTCATATCAACAAGTATTACAACCAGGGTCTTTAATTTTAATTAAAGCGGCTAATCAAGTTGGTAAAACGTCTTTGTTAATCAGAATTTTAGATTATGCGGCAACTCAAAACTGTAGAACAGTGCAGTTAAATTTTTGGTCAGATGCCAAAGCTGCTGATTTTGAAAGTTTAGATAAATTCCTACATTGGTTATGTATAAATATTAGTCGTCAATTGCATTTAAGTCCCAAGTTGGATGCTGACTGGGATGAAAATATTGATAGTAAAAATAACTGCACTGCATATTTCCAGAAACACTTTTTATCTATTACAAATAATCCTTTGGTTTTAGGTTTAGATGAAATCGATCGCGTTTTTCACTAT
It encodes the following:
- a CDS encoding sterol desaturase family protein; protein product: MSGKLVVIFGSVLIFGILENLFPFFTYKQSLVNRMGANFGLGVLNAIATSLTTVWLSKWLQQQTSWPGLFHEMKPIWLVGILSILILDLYMYFWHRLMHAWPLAWRFHAVHHTEQAMNVSTAYRFHAIEVIVSYLPKLFLIWFLGIPIQALLIYELAFVSVIVFHHSNWALNYQCDRFLSYFIVTPNYHRVHHSQIVQETNSNYASILTIWDRIFQSFRHRDDPENIKLGLTTEAKELNLINLLSLPF
- a CDS encoding AAA-like domain-containing protein; protein product: MSWHSFLRNIADYYKLSGTERDIFMERFNEYNYEKNEIQIIADLKRNLRIDIDETEYKKQLRIIYDKFIQSKENPEGCPDLDYKGPNKYKKLLAWLEAKYEQGSAVETPQPLPKPKYPNIAEPLNSPFYIERPEIESNSYQQVLQPGSLILIKAANQVGKTSLLIRILDYAATQNCRTVQLNFWSDAKAADFESLDKFLHWLCINISRQLHLSPKLDADWDENIDSKNNCTAYFQKHFLSITNNPLVLGLDEIDRVFHYRDIAEDFFALLREWHDNSPKLPIWQNLRLVLTYSTEPYIRLDKKHTPFPVGFKIKISEFTAKEIQTLADLHQLCWNSKEVKQLMSIVGGHPYLVRLAFYHLTRQKINLEGLLSEATSRTGIYHEHLKNLLDYLDDYPELRAAMRKVLKTDKGVQLDITRTNKLEALGLVKIQGNKVIPSCQLYRDYLRDRL
- a CDS encoding NUDIX hydrolase, whose translation is MLIKQIISVMAKITTLSIPQSAVIPYRIQDGKLEILLITSSGGKRWIIPKGMIEIFMKPHDSAAKEAWEEAGVVGEVSETPIGTYSYKKSGCTFLVEVFALRVDTVFHHWPEAKIRKREWLSYKQAIKRIEESDLKQILLEFPLHIMSV
- a CDS encoding type II toxin-antitoxin system VapC family toxin codes for the protein MGMSYLLDTHILLWWLFNDPKLNQECRDIIGNPNHCILVSSASAWEIATKYRLGKLPEAKPLVDNYQYILQKAKFNELTITNSHALRAGSLPISHRDPFDRMLMAQAELENLPIITYDNAFQTGLIQVIPSP
- a CDS encoding DUF6671 family protein — its product is MNSGSLFVDRIAVIATMHKKEEAIAPILAKELGIKAIVPSTFDSDKFGTFTREIKRLGTQIEAAKIKAEQALNITGETLAISSEGTFGPHPFVPYLSCNREIVMLLDKKHDIEIIGEEFSTETNHSHQVVKSVEAAFEFAQKVGFPEHGLVVMFEETPKDNSEIIKGITTPEKLEEAVSLFLKKSSNGKVHLETDMRALYNPTRMKNIAKATLNLVEKINSLCPKCDYPGFSLTERKRGLPCALCNMPTQLTLSAIYQCQKCGFQKEILFPDGIEQVDPAQCMYCNP